A region of Trypanosoma brucei brucei TREU927 chromosome 1, complete sequence DNA encodes the following proteins:
- a CDS encoding hypothetical protein, unlikely (unlikely gene predicted by glimmer) yields MSHVFLCIIAILSPLLFSFPNPSVLLRLSRHTFFCLHNLTFLFQVMHRPLYISFSFFFSFPAILYLLYLAFTALFFTVVRFEEKEREISG; encoded by the coding sequence ATGTCACATGTTTTCTTGTGTATTATTGCTATATTGTCaccgttattattttcctttcctaaTCCTTCCGTGCTTCTTCGGCTTAGCCGTCACacctttttttgtctgcACAATTTGACTTTTCTGTTTCAAGTGATGCATCGACCCTTATacatttctttctctttttttttctcgtttccTGCCATTCTCTACCTCTTATACTTGGCATTTACCGCCCTGTTCTTTACGGTCGTGCGGtttgaagagaaggaaagagagataAGCGGGTGa